A single region of the Marinobacter nanhaiticus D15-8W genome encodes:
- the rpoD gene encoding RNA polymerase sigma factor RpoD: MSGNSQKSRLKDLIARGKEQGYLTYAEVNDHLPEDIADPDQVEDIIRMINDMGIQVAEEAPDADTLLMTDGDATADEAAAAEAAAALAAVETDAGRTTDPVRMYMREMGTVELLTREGEIVIAKRIEEGIRDVMAAIAHFPGTTGTVIQAYERIVENEGRLSDIVTGFLDPDDAEPFMPEDTSSTSSSSNDSDDDSDSDDDDDDNNSDEDTDNGPDPEETRLRFELLKEKLEIANKALEKHGRDDQRTQDALNDLGQVFAPFKLANKAFDELVNVIRSTNEAVRENERAIMTICVRESGMPRKDFIKSFPGNETNLDWAPKLAGNKKAYGEKVAERLDEVVRMQKRILNIQTDVDLTVAEIKEINRRVSIGEAKARRAKKEMVEANLRLVISIAKKYTNRGLQFLDLIQEGNIGLMKAVDKFEYRRGYKFSTYATWWIRQAITRSIADQARTIRIPVHMIETINKLNRISRQMLQEMGREPTPEELGERMEMPEDKIRKVLKIAKEPISMETPIGDDEDSHLGDFIEDIQALSPVDSATAEGLREATRSVLAGLTARESKVLRMRFGIEMNTDHTLEEVGKQFDVTRERIRQIEAKALRKLRHPSRSDHLRGFIDDHNS, translated from the coding sequence ATGTCAGGCAATTCGCAGAAGTCACGTTTGAAAGACCTCATCGCCCGAGGCAAAGAACAAGGGTACCTGACCTACGCCGAAGTCAACGACCACTTGCCTGAGGATATAGCGGATCCGGATCAGGTGGAAGACATCATCCGGATGATTAACGATATGGGCATCCAGGTCGCTGAAGAAGCGCCCGACGCCGATACCCTGCTCATGACCGATGGCGACGCCACCGCCGACGAGGCCGCCGCCGCCGAAGCTGCCGCAGCCCTCGCCGCCGTGGAAACAGACGCCGGCCGTACCACTGACCCGGTGCGCATGTACATGCGCGAAATGGGCACTGTCGAGCTCCTCACCCGCGAAGGCGAAATCGTTATCGCCAAGCGCATCGAGGAAGGTATCCGCGACGTGATGGCCGCAATTGCCCACTTCCCCGGCACTACCGGCACCGTCATCCAGGCTTATGAGCGCATCGTCGAGAACGAAGGTCGCCTGAGTGACATCGTTACCGGCTTTCTCGATCCGGACGACGCCGAACCGTTCATGCCGGAAGACACTTCGTCAACGTCGAGCAGCAGCAACGACTCTGACGACGACTCCGATTCGGATGACGATGACGACGACAACAACTCCGATGAAGACACCGATAACGGCCCGGATCCGGAAGAGACCCGACTGCGTTTCGAGCTGCTGAAAGAAAAGCTTGAAATCGCCAACAAGGCTCTCGAGAAGCATGGCCGTGACGACCAGCGCACTCAAGATGCACTGAACGATCTGGGGCAGGTTTTCGCACCGTTCAAGCTGGCCAACAAGGCGTTCGACGAGCTGGTTAACGTGATCCGCTCCACCAACGAGGCCGTTCGCGAGAACGAGCGCGCGATCATGACGATCTGCGTGCGTGAGTCTGGCATGCCGCGAAAGGATTTCATCAAATCTTTCCCGGGTAACGAGACCAATCTCGATTGGGCGCCGAAGCTGGCCGGCAACAAAAAGGCCTACGGCGAGAAGGTAGCCGAGCGTCTGGACGAAGTCGTGCGCATGCAAAAGCGCATCCTCAACATACAGACCGATGTCGACCTGACCGTTGCCGAGATCAAGGAAATCAATCGCCGCGTCTCCATCGGCGAAGCCAAGGCCCGTCGCGCCAAGAAAGAGATGGTTGAGGCCAACCTGCGCCTGGTCATCTCCATCGCCAAGAAGTACACCAACCGCGGCCTGCAGTTCCTGGACCTGATCCAGGAGGGCAACATCGGTCTGATGAAGGCGGTGGACAAGTTCGAATACCGCCGCGGTTATAAGTTCTCGACTTACGCGACATGGTGGATTCGTCAGGCGATCACCCGCTCGATCGCGGACCAGGCACGGACTATACGTATCCCGGTTCATATGATCGAGACCATCAACAAGCTCAACCGGATTTCCCGCCAGATGCTGCAGGAAATGGGCCGCGAGCCGACGCCGGAAGAGCTGGGCGAGCGCATGGAGATGCCGGAAGACAAGATTCGCAAGGTGCTGAAGATCGCGAAAGAGCCGATCTCCATGGAAACACCGATTGGCGACGACGAAGACTCGCATCTGGGCGACTTCATCGAGGACATCCAGGCGCTCTCGCCAGTGGATTCTGCCACTGCCGAAGGCCTGCGCGAAGCGACGCGCTCCGTCCTGGCCGGCCTGACCGCGCGGGAGTCCAAGGTGCTGCGTATGCGCTTCGGCATCGAGATGAACACAGACCACACGCTGGAAGAAGTCGGCAAGCAGTTCGACGTCACCCGCGAGCGTATTCGTCAGATCGAAGCCAAGGCCCTGCGCAAGCTGCGTCATCCTTCACGCTCAGACCACCTCCGCGGCTTTATCGACGACCACAACTCCTGA